The Papaver somniferum cultivar HN1 chromosome 3, ASM357369v1, whole genome shotgun sequence genome includes a region encoding these proteins:
- the LOC113359788 gene encoding protein ALP1-like: MAGSNNDLSVLERSPLFDDIVNGVAPPCNFVVQGHQYDMGYYLSDEIYPQYATLIQTISSPNTAKKKFFAKRQEAVRKDVERAFGVLQARWHIVKGPERMRNVKDIGKIMKTCIILHNMIIEHERQQGVDPESWRPLPDENVEPVVPQHDCAFLVRDKEVHNELKIDLINQLWDQFGDSEN, from the coding sequence ATGGCTGGTTCAAATAATGATCTTTCTGTTTTAGAAAGATCTCCCTTGTTTGATGACATAGTTAATGGTGTTGCTCCACCGTGTAACTTTGTTGTTCAAGGCCATCAATATGATATGGGATATTATTTATCCGATGAAATTTACCCTCAGTATGCAACTCTAATCCAAACCATCTCAAGTCCTAATACCGCCAAAAAGAAGTTTTTTGCCAAACGCCAAGAAGCTGTACGTAAAGATGTGGAGCGGGCATTCGGGGTACTGCAAGCAAGGTGGCACATTGTTAAGGGGCCGGAACGTATGCGGAATGTAAAAGATATAGGGAAGATCATGAAGACTTGTATCATTTTGCATAATATGATCATTGAGCATGAGCGTCAACAAGGAGTCGACCCTGAAAGTTGGAGGCCACTTCCGGATGAAAATGTTGAACCTGTTGTTCCACAGCATGACTGCGCATTTTTAGTTCGAGACAAGGAAGTGCACAACGAGCTTAAGATTGATCTCATTAACCAATTATGGGATCAATTTGGAGATTCAGAAAATTAG
- the LOC113361517 gene encoding U11/U12 small nuclear ribonucleoprotein 25 kDa protein-like has protein sequence MAKEESVMGYSSSSNAKRARLQSTLSALLDDPILSDVPRKPNLTDVDTLINLELGSAMRISIVKMDGTSFEVAVLNSATLKELKLAIKKKTNEIEQSKMGHRHISWRHVWENFCLSYHNEKLIEDKSVLQDFGIRNNSQVHFAPYVKSKVSQGRHSRRRKHRFFHGLSKRL, from the exons ATGGCGAAGGAAGAGAGTGTAATGGGTTATAGTAGCAGCAGTAATGCCAAGAGAGCTCGATTACAATCAACGCTTTCTGCTCTTCTTGATGATCCAATACTTTCCGATGTGCCCAGGAAACCTAATCTCACTGACGTTGACACTCTGATCAACTTAGAATTAGGCAGTGCTATGAGAATCTCCATTGTTAAAATGGATGGAACTTCCTTTG AGGTGGCGGTGTTGAATTCAGCTACACTAAAGGAATTGAAGTTAGCAATCAAGAAGAAAAcaaatgaaattgaacaatcaaaaATGGGTCATCGTCATATATCATG GAGGCATGTTTGGGAGAACTTCTGTCTTTCGTACCATAATGAGAAGCTAATAGAAGACAAGTCTGTGCTTCAAGACTTCGGCATACGTAACAATTCTCAG GTGCATTTTGCTCCTTATGTAAAGTCAAAGGTCTCGCAGGGAAGACATTCACGAAGGAGAAAACATCGATTCTTTCATGGTCTTAGCAAGCGGTTATGA
- the LOC113356962 gene encoding heterodimeric geranylgeranyl pyrophosphate synthase small subunit, chloroplastic-like, with product MISFTTVIPSSSSTSDLYLTRNRPIFRYHQRAFPCSASVSASPSSDQIQFDLKTYWKTLITEINQKLDEAIPVKYPEQIYESMRYSVLDKAAKRAPPIMFIASAELFGVPRRAAFPTACALEMVHAASLIHDDLPYMDDDLTRRGRPTNHAIYGEDMAILAGDALFPLGFQHIVTYTPTDIIPESRILRVISEFARAVGSTGMAAGQFLDLTNGNKNLEFVQEKKFGEMAECSAACGGLLAGADDEEVARLRRYGRTVGVLYQMVDDVLKAKEMKGEGTKNREKMSYVSVNGVDKALEMIEELKTKAKKELDGFDKYGYEKVAPLYSFVDYAVHRGFVVVDNQDDVSDAREAASL from the exons ATGATTTCCTTCACAACTGTCAttccctcttcttcttctacttccgaTCTCTACTTAACCAGAAATCGCCCGATTTTCCGATACCATCAACGAGCATTCCCATGTTCAGCTTCAGTTTCAGCTTCACCATCATCCGATCAAATCCAATTTGATCTAAAGACATATtggaaaaccttaattacagAAATCAATCAGAAATTAGATGAAGCCATTCCTGTTAAGTATCCTGAGCAGATCTACGAGTCAATGCGCTATTCCGTTCTTGACAAAGCTGCTAAACGGGCTCCCCCTATTATGTTCATCGCCTCCGCTGAACTCTTCGGAGTTCCTCGCCGCGCTGCTTTCCCTACTGCTTGTGCCCTAGAAATG GTTCATGCAGCTTCACTGATACACGATGATTTACCATATATGGATGATGATTTGACAAGAAGAGGTAGACCAACAAATCATGCAATTTATGGTGAAGACATGGCAATTCTAGCTGGAGACGCTCTATTTCCGTTAGGGTTTCAACATATAGTAACATACACCCCAACTGATATCATTCCTGAATCTCGAATACTACGTGTGATCTCAGAATTTGCACGGGCAGTTGGTTCAACAGGTATGGCAGCAGGACAATTTCTTGATTTAACAAATGGTAATAAAAATCTTGAATTTGTGCAAGAAAAGAAGTTCGGAGAAATGGCCGAGTGTTCTGCAGCTTGCGGTGGATTATTAGCCGGAGCTGATGACGAAGAGGTGGCGAGATTGAGAAGGTATGGAAGAACTGTTGGAGTTTTGTATCAAATGGTTGATGATGTTTTAAAAGCAAAAGAAATGAAAGGAGAAGGGACGAAGAATAGGGAGAAAATGAGTTATGTGAGTGTTAATGGTGTAGATAAAGCTTTAGAAATGATCGAGGAATTAAAAACAAAGGCTAAGAAAGAACTTGATGGATTTGATAAGTATGGTTATGAAAAAGTTGCACCCCTTTACAGTTTTGTTGATTATGCTGTTCATAgaggatttgttgttgttgataatcAAGATGATGTTAGTGATGCTAGAGAGGCTGCTTCTCTGTAG
- the LOC113359786 gene encoding uncharacterized protein LOC113359786: MASSKVSYDSDSSSSGSESDVDDSLSVFQSFRKKQRFGDNLDGITAMKKSTRIITSIVPAMVATTMINVKGPHGGSVLGRRYIERDRKVRHNLIIKDYFSGGESKYPPSYFRRRYRMDIDLFKRILHGIHDHDDYFTQKVDAAKKYGLSPLQKMMASVKMLAYDCPSDSVDEYIQIGESTAIECLKRFCDAIIGVFEEHEKTK; the protein is encoded by the coding sequence ATggcatcatcaaaagtttcatacGACAGTGATAGTTCGTCTTCTGGTAGTGAATCGGATGTGGATGATTCATTATCTGTTTTTCAGAGCTTTAGAAAGAAACAACGGTTTGGCGACAACTTAGACGGTATTACTGCAATGAAGAAATCAACTAGAATTATCACCTCTATTGTTCCAGCCATGGTTGCAACTACGATGATAAACGTCAAGGGACCTCATGGTGGATCAGTTTTGGGTAGAAGATACATTGAACGTGATAGAAAGGTTCGTCATAATTTGATTATCAAAGATTATTTCAGTGGCGGGGAGTCGAAGTATCCACCAAGTTATTTTCGTCGTCGCTATCGGATGGATATTGATCTATTCAAGCGTATTTTACATGGAATTCATGACCATGACGACTACTTTACACAAAAGGTTGATGCTGCTAAGAAGTATGGTTTGAGTCCTCTGCAAAAGATGATGGCCTCAGTGAAAATGCTTGCATATGATTGTCCATCTGATTCTGTTGATGAGTACATTCAGATTGGTGAAAGTACGGCAATTGAATGCCTGAAACGCTTTTGTGATGCTATAATTGGTGTTTTCGAGGAGCATGAGAAAACCAAATGA